A single genomic interval of Paralichthys olivaceus isolate ysfri-2021 chromosome 7, ASM2471397v2, whole genome shotgun sequence harbors:
- the ckap5 gene encoding cytoskeleton-associated protein 5 isoform X6: MGDDSEWMKLPIDQKCEHKLWKARLSGYEEAVKLFQRIHDEKSPEWGKYLGLLKKFVTDSNAVAQLKGLEAALIFVEKAHVAGRTAGEVVSGVVTKVFNQPKARAKELGAEICLMYIEIEKVEVVQDELLKGLDNKNPKIVVTCIETLRKALSEYGSKIVTLKPVVKILPKQFESREKAVRDEAKLLAVEIYRWIRDAVRPSLQNITAVQLKELEEEWVKLPTSPAKQTRFLRSQQDLKAKFEQQSAQGEDSDGEDVEDTVAAVDPYELLEAVEILSKMPKDFYDKIEAKKWQERKEALEAVEILTKKPKLENGDYGDLVRALKKVVGKDANVMLVSLAAKCLAGLASGLRKKFGTYAGQVVPTILEKFKEKKPQVVQALQEAIDAIFLTTTLQNLSEDILAVMDNKNPSIKQQASLYLARSFRHCTQANLPKSILKPLCAALIKQVNDSAPEVRDAAFEALGTAQKVVGEKAVNPFLADLDKLKLDRIKESADKVELPGTRRGGSGAGDKKAAAKAPPAAEAPPKASAPPRKTQTAAASKSSSGPPKKGKPTSAAGGKAKKTSDNKEVAETELSIEVCEDLAAGVLPASCLQQLDSANWKERLASMEEFQRAAETMDKGQMPCQALVRMLAKKPGWKETNFQVMQMKLHIVALIAQKGQFSKTSASVVLDGLVDKVGDVKCGGNAKEGLTAIGEACSLPWTAEQVVSMAFAQKNPKNQAETLNWLANAMKEFGFAGINVKGFINNVKTALGATNPAVRTAAITLLGVMFLYMGAPLRMFFEDEKPALLAQIDAEFEKMQGQSPPPPIRFNKKAAAEEVGDEGEEQDEDGGAGGGQDIMDLLPRTDISDKITSDLVSKIGDKNWKIRKEGLDEAAAIISEAKFITANIGELPLTLKERLGDSNKILVQQTLTILQQLAVSMGPGLKQHVKALGMPIITVLGDSKSNVRAAAMTTLQAWVEQTGMKDWLEGEDLSEELRRENPFLRQEVLGWLAEKLPTLRTVPGDLMLCVPNLYACLEDRNGDVRKRAQDALPTFMMHLGFEKMSKAAGKLKTSSKDQVVAMLEKARAVMPAKPAAPAKAGGGKDSAEPSRAASASRSQPASDDCVDGKPEVKKVRGGAPAKKGAAGKKPPAKGAKEEEDKSGPIFVLIPNAKEQRIKEEKQLKILKWNFITPREEYVEQLKTQMATCFAKWLQDELFHFDFQRHVKAIGVMIERLESESDATISCLDLILKWFTLRFFDTNTTVLMKVLEYLKLLFAMLNRENYHLTEYEANSFIPYLILKVGESKDGVRKDVRAILTMLCKVYPASKVFPLLMDGTKSKNSKQRAECLEELGCLIEGYGMNVCQPTSAKSLKEIAVHIGDRDTSVRNAALNTVVAVYNACGEQVYKLIGNLSEKDMSMLEERIKRSAKKTAAAPAKQSVAERSQREHPTNPNATFLRKPAQEDPNKLNQARQNTQHSESSHPSIPKEFQLDLDMIERDQSRVCELPDLVQHKLDELLEPIMIPEPKIHSVSPHFDELHNSTASTINFVISQVASGDINTSIQALAQIDEVLRQEDKAEVMSGHIDQFLIATFMQLRLINSTHMADERLDKRDIIKLYSCIIGNMLSLFSMESLAREASMGVLKDLMHGVITLMLDSRVEDMEDGQQLIRSTNLLVIRVLEKSHQTNMISALLVLLQDSLVTTAGPPKFSELVMKCLWRMTRHLPETIHSINLDRILLDVHNFMKVFPKEKLKQLKNDVPHRTLKTLLHTLCKLTGPKILDHLSMIENRNESELEAHLRQVVKHSGNLSGLKSDRGNEKGGLRTEERMSKAKVSDILSEIFKKIGSKENTKEGLTELYEYKQKYSDADLEPFLKNTSQFFQSYVERGLRMIESEREGKSRIQTSAVIPQHGVDSSLSSNTEELKPAVYYERLKILRQRQGLENTSRQGSGGGEDEPQPRPPISSLLSSKPSVASSTDMLHSKLSQLKESREMYQQEHNAHSNSPSHAHTRSASPAANLDDLKKRLERIKSNRQ, encoded by the exons CTGTGGAAAGCCCGTCTGAGCGGTTATGAAGAAGCTGTGAAGTTGTTTCAGAGGATACATGATGAGAAGAGTCCAGAGTGGGGGAAGTACCTCGGACTCCTAAAGAAGTTTGTCACAGACTCCAACGCTGTGGCTCAGCTCAAAGGCCTTGAGGCGGCTCTGATTTTCGTCGAGAAAGCTCACGTAGCTGGCAG GACGGCCGGTGAGGTGGTGTCGGGCGTGGTGACCAAAGTGTTCAACCAGCCAAAGGCCCGGGCCAAGGAGCTGGGCGCCGAAATCTGTCTGATGTACATCGAGATCGAGAAGGTGGAGGTGGTTCAGGACGAGCTGCTGAAAGGACTGGACAACAAGAACCCCAAGATAGTGGTGACCTGCATTGAGACGCTCAGGAAGGCTCTCAG TGAGTATGGATCTAAGATTGTGACGCTGAAACCAGTAGTGAAGATTTTACCGAAGCAGTTTGAGTCCAGAGAGAAGGCGGTGAGAGACGAAGCTAAGCTGCTCGCTGTGGAGATCTACAGATGGATCAGAGATGCTGTTCGACCTTCGCTGCAGAACATCACGGCTGTACAG ctgaaggagctggaggaggagtgggtgaagctCCCTACTTCTCCCGCTAAGCAAACAAGGTTCTTGCGCTCGCAGCAGGACCTGAAGGCAAAGTTTGAGCAGCAAAGTGCACAAGGAGAAGATTCTGATG gAGAGGATGTAGAAGACACTGTGGCGGCAGTGGACCCGTATGAGCTGCTGGAAGCTGTGGAGATTCTGTCCAAGATGCCTAAAGACTTCTACGACAAAATA gaaGCTAAAAAGTGGCAGGAAAGGAAAGAAGCTCTAGAGGCTGTAGAGATTCTGACCAAGAAGCCCAAACTAGAGAACGGAGACTATGGAGACCTCGTCAGAGCACTGAAGAAG GTTGTGGGAAAAGATGCCAACGTGATGCTGGTGTCGTTGGCAGCTAAATGTCTGGCCGGACTAGCCTCTGGTCTCAGGAAGAAATTTGGAACATATGCCGGACAA GTGGTTCCAACTATTCTGGAGAAGTTCAAGGAGAAGAAGCCTCAGGTCGTCCAGGCCCTGCAGGAGGCTATTGACGCCATCTTCCTCACT ACCACTCTACAGAACCTTTCCGAGGACATCCTCGCCGTGATGGACAATAAGAATCCCTCCATCAAGCAGCAGGCCTCTCTGTATCTTGCCCGCTCCTTCAGACACTGCACGCAGGCAAATCTGCCCAAGAGCATCCTCAAACCCCTCTGTGCTGCTCTCATTAAG CAAGTGAACGACTCTGCTCCAGAGGTGCGTGACGCTGCGTTTGAAGCTTTGGGGACGGCCCAGAAGGTGGTGGGAGAGAAAGCTGTGAACCCGTTCTTGGCCGACTTGGATAAACTCAAACTGGACAGG ATAAAGGAGAGTGCTGATAAAGTGGAGCTCCCTGGAACGAGAAGAGGTGGCAGCGGAGCCGGGGACAAGAAAGCTGCTGCTAAAGCTCCTCCCGCTGCTGAAGCTCCCCCGAAAGCCTCTGCCCCACCCAGGAAGACCCAAACTGCTGCTGCCAGCAAG tcATCATCGGGTCCGCCTAAGAAAGGAAAACCAACCTCCGCAGCTGGTGGAAAAGCCAAGAAGACGTCCGACAATAAAGAAGTAGCAGAGACTGAACTGTCG atCGAAGTGTGTGAGGATCTGGCAGCAGGCGtacttcctgcttcctgtctgcagcagctggactcAGCCAACTGGAAGGAGAGGCTGGCGAGTATGGAGGAATTCCAACGG GCCGCTGAGACCATGGATAAGGGGCAGATGCCCTGTCAGGCTTTGGTCAGGATGTTGGCCAAGAAACCCGGTTGGAAGGAGACCAACTTTCAG GTGATGCAGATGAAGCTGCACATCGTGGCTCTTATTGCTCAGAAAGGACAGTTTTCAAAGACGTCGGCCTCCGTGGTTCTAGACGGCTTGGTAGACAAAGTTGGAGACGTGAAATGTGGCGGAAACGCAAAAGAGGGACTGACAGCGATCGGAGAGGCGTGCTCTCTGCCCTGGACCGCAGAACAG gtTGTCTCGATGGCATTTGCACAGAAGAACCCAAAAAACCAGGCAGAGACTCTCAACTGGCTGGCGAACGCCATGAAGGAGTTTGGCTTCGCTGG GATCAATGTGAAAGGTTTCATCAACAACGTGAAGACTGCTCTGGGAGCAACCAACCCCGCTGTTCGGACAGCAGCCATCACCCTGCTGGGAGTCATGTTCCTCTACATGGGAGCTCCTCTGCGCATGTTCTTCGAAGACGAGAAGCCTGCTCTCCTCGCACAGATTGATGCGGAGTTTGAAAAG ATGCAGGGCcagtctccaccacctccaatCAGATTCAACAAGAAGgcggcagcagaggaggtgggtgATGAAGGGGAGGAGCAGGATGAGGacggaggagcaggaggaggacaggacaTCATGGACCTGCTGCCCAGAACAGATATCAG TGACAAGATCACGTCCGACCTCGTGTCTAAAATTGGCGATAAGAACTGGAAGATCAGGAAGGAGGGGCTGGACGAGGCAGCAGCCATCATATCAGAGGCCAAGTTCATCACAGCCAACATCGGAGAGCTGCCTCTGACCCTGAAGGAACGACTCGGAGATTCCAACAAGATCCTG gtCCAGCAGACGCTGACtatcctgcagcagctggctGTATCCATGGGACCTGGACTCAAGCAGCATGTCAAGGCACTGGGAATGCCTATTATCACTGTACTGGGAGACAGCAAG TCTAATGTGAGGGCGGCAGCCATGACTACTCTGCAGGCGTGGGTGGAGCAGACGGGGATGAAGGACTGGCTGGAGGGAGAAGACCTgtcagaggagctgaggagagaaaatcCCTTTTTGCGACAGGAG GTGCTCGGCTGGTTAGCGGAGAAGCTGCCCACCCTGAGGACGGTGCCCGGGGATCTGATGCTGTGTGTCCCTAATCTTTACGCCTGCCTGGAGGACAGAAACGGAGACGTGAGGAAGAGGGCTCAGGACGCCCTGCCCACCTTCATGATGCACCTGGGCTTTGAGAAAATGTCCAAGGCTGCTGGCAAACTCAAA ACCTCCTCGAAGGATCAGGTGGTAGCCATGTTGGAAAAGGCCAGGGCAGTGATGCCAGCCAAACCCGCCGCTCCCGCCAAGGCAGGAGGGGGGAAAGACTCTGCAGAGCCAAGCAGAGCAGCTTCAG cctccaggTCTCAGCCAGCGAGCGACGACTGTGTTGACGGTAAACCTGAAGTTAAGAAGGTCCGAGGAGGAGCCCCTGCCAAGAAG GGTGCCGCTGGTAAGAAGCCTCCTGCCAAAGGTGcgaaggaagaagaagataaatCCGGGCCGATCTTCGTCCTCATCCCCAACGCTAAGGAACAGAGGATAAAAGAAGAGAAGCAACTGAAG ATTTTGAAGTGGAACTTCATCACTCCCCGAGAAGAATATGTGGAGCAGCTGAAAACTCAGATGGCCACCTGCTTTGCAAAGTGGCTGCAGGATGAGCTATTCCACTTTGACTTTCAGAGACACGTCAAGGCCATAGGAGTCATGATCGAG AGGCTGGAGAGTGAGAGCGACGCCACCATCAGCTGTCTGGACCTGATTCTGAAGTGGTTCACTCTGCGCTTCTTTGACACCAACACCACGGTGCTGATGAAGGTGCTGGAATatctgaagctgctgtttgccATGTTGAACAGAGAGAACTACCACCTGACCGAGTACGAGGCCAACTCCTTCATCCCCTACCTTATACTCAAG GTCGGAGAGTCGAAGGACGGGGTTCGCAAAGATGTGCGGGCCATCCTGACCATGCTGTGTAAAGTCTACCCAGCATCCAAGGTGTTCCCTCTCCTCATGGATGGAACTAAATCCAAGAACTCCAAACAGAGAGCTG AATGTCTGGAGGAGCTGGGCTGTTTGATAGAGGGCTACGGGATGAATGTATGCCAACCGACGTCAGCCAAGTCTCTGAAGGAGATTGCCGTTCACATCGGTGACAGAGACACGTCTGTCCGCAATGCCGCCCTGAACACTGTGGTGGCCGTCTACAACGCCTGCGGGGAGCAAGTTTACAAGCTGATTGGAAAT TTGTCAGAGAAAGACATGAGCATGCTGGAGGAGAGAATCAAGCGTTCAGCCAAGAAGACTGCCGCAGCTCCTGCCAAGCAGAGTGTGGCGGAGAGGTCTCAGCGGGAGCACCCGACTAACCCCAACGCCACCTTCCTCCGAAAGCCGGCACAGGAAGACCCTAACAAGCTCAA TCAAGCCCGTCAGAACACCCAGCACAGCGAGTCCTCTCACCCCTCCATCCCCAAGGAGTTCCAGTTGGACCTGGACATGATCGAGAGGGACCAGAGCAGAGTGTGTGAGCTGCCAGACCTCGTCCAACACAAGCTGGACGAGCTGTTGGAGCCAATTATGATCCCCGAACCCAA GATTCATTCTGTCTCTCCACACTTTGATGAACTTCACAACAGCACGGCCTCCACCATCAACTTTGTCATCTCTCAGGTGGCCAGCGGTGACATTAACACCAGTATACAGGCGCTGGCACAG ATTGACGAGGTGCTGCGACAGGAGGACAAAGCCGAGGTCATGTCGGGACACATCGACCAGTTCCTCATCGCCACCTTCATGCAGCTGAGGCTCATCAACAGCACACACATGGCCGACGAGCGGCTGGACAAGAGAGACATCATCAAACTGTACAGCTGCATCATAGGAAACATGCTGTCT TTGTTCTCGATGGAGTCCCTCGCCAGAGAGGCGTCTATGGGCGTGTTGAAGGACCTGATGCACGGCGTGATCACACTGATGCTGGACAGCAGAGTGGAGGACATGGAGGACGGACAGCAGCTCATCAGATCCACCAACCTGCTGGTGATCAGAGTGCTGGAGAAGTCTCACCAGACCAATATGATCAG CGCTCTGCTGGTTTTGCTTCAGGACAGTTTGGTCACGACGGCCGGTCCTCCGAAGTTCTCTGAGCTGGTCATGAAG tgtctgTGGAGGATGACCCGTCATCTCCCAGAGACCATCCACAGCATCAACCTGGATCGGATCTTACTGGATGTCCATAACTTCATGAAGGTTTTTCCCAAAGAGAAGCTCAAGCAGCTCAAGAATGACGTCCCTCACAGAACCCTCAAGACTCTGCTGCACACACTCTGCAAGCTCACTGGACCCAAG ATCCTGGACCACCTATCAATGATAGAGAATCGTAATGAGTCGGAGTTGGAGGCCCACCTGAGGCAGGTGGTCAAACACTCTGGAAACCTGTCAGGACTCAAGAGTGACCGAGGCAACGAGAAGGGCGGTCTGCGCACG GAGGAACGAATGTCGAAGGCGAAGGTCAGCGACATTCTGTCTGAAATCTTCAAGAAGATCGGCTCCAAGGAAAACACGAAGGAG GGTTTGACGGAGTTGTACGAGTACAAACAGAAATACTCGGACGCCGACCTGGAGCCCTTCCTCAAAAACACGTCTCAGTTCTTCCAGAGCTACGTGGAGCGAGGCCTTCGTATGATCGAGTCGGAGAGAGAAGGCAAGTCTCGCATCCAGACCTCAGCAG tgatcCCTCAGCACGGCGTGGACTCCAGTCTGAGCAGCAACACCGAAGAACTGAAACCAGCTGTTTACTATGAGAGACTGAAGATCCTCAGACAGAGACAAGGCCTGGAAAACACCTCCAGG caggGCAGCGGAGGAGGCGAGGACGAGCCCCAGCCGCGACCTCCCATCTCCTCGCTGCTGTCGTCCAAGCCGTCGGTGGCGTCCTCCACCGACATGCTGCACAGCAAGCTGTCTCAGCTCAAAGAGTCCAGAGAGATGTACCAGCAGGAACACAACGCACACTCCAACTCCCCGTCACATGCGCACACGCGCTCGGCCTCGCCGGCGGCCAACCTGGACGACCTCAAGAAACGCCTGGAGCGGATAAAGAGCAACCGGCAGTGA